The Paenibacillus sp. FSL R7-0345 DNA segment TGTAAAAGAGGCCACTTACCAAACTGCCGAGTATATTCTTGGCAGCGGTATAAAGTCGGACTGGCAGGCCATTGCCCTGGCTCAGGCAGGCTATCAAATACCGGATAGCTACGCCCAGAACCTTAAGCTCGATGTGCAGAAGGCAGGAGGCAGCTTTGCCAATGTCACTGATTATGCACGTACTGTGCTTGCGGTGAAGGCAGCAGGTCTTAATCCGGAGAATTTTGCCGGGGAAGGATCGTCTGCAGGCTACAACCTGATTGAAAAGATTTATAACAGCGATAGAATCAGCGGACAGACGCTAAATGCTCCAGTGTACGCGCTGCTTGCGCTGGATTCCGGTCATTACACCATTCCGGGCGATGCCAAATGGACCAAGTCTGCGCTGTTAAGCGAGATTTTGGCCAAGCAGAATGCGGACGGCGGCTTTACCCTGTCATCTGGTGCAAGCGACCCGGATATGACAGCGATGGCTCTGGCAGCCCTGGCTGCACACAAGAATGAGCCGGTCGTAGCGACAGCCGGACAAAAAGCCGTAGCCTGGCTCGCTGCCGCCCAGGACAGCAAAGGCGGATATGGCGACAACAGTGAGAGTGCCGCCCAGGCTATCATTGGCCTGACTTCTTTTGGCGTAGACCCGGCAGGGGCTGAGTTTGCTAAAACAGAAGGCGACCTGATCTCAAGACTGCTGAGCTTCTTTAAAGCGGGCGGCGGTTTTTCCCATAATGAAGCAGGCAATGTAAATGCTTATGCAACCGAACAAGGGCTGCAGGCACTGGTCGCCTACAACCTGTTCAGCGGTGGCAACAACGGAAAGCTGTATGACTTTACTAAACCGGCAGCCCAGAATCCGCTGGTATATGTACCGCTTGTAATTGAAGGGCCACAGGGAACGCTGGGTCAAGGCAATGCCTATGCGGGTACTGCCCTCGAAGCGCTGGAGAAGGTTGCAGCCCAGAACGGGCTGGCGCTTACGAACCCATCCGGAAACTACGTTACAGCAATCGGCAATGTAGCGGCGGGAATGTTCGGCGGCTGGGACGGCTGGAGCTATGCCGTAGTCCGCAGCGGGCAGTGGCTGTATCCGGATGTAGGTATGAAGGACTTCAGCCTCAAGAGCTCGGACCGGATTGTTGTATATTACGGCGGGGCTGATACACAGCTGATTGAATCGGTAACCTTGTCCAAGGCGCAGCCCGAGGAATATGAGCCGTTCACGGTTACTGTTAATCAGATCCAGTGGGTTTGGGACAATGCAACCAGTACTTCCAGTCCAGTAGTCTCCAAGGCAGCAGGTGTTGAGGTTGCAATCGGCAGCCAGACTGCGAAGACTGACCAGGATGGCAAAGCCGAGTTCAGTGAAGGTCTGGCGGAAGGCGACTATACGCTGGCTGTTAGCGGTTATGCAGCAAATCAGGCGCCGGCAGTTGTCAAACACACTCAGACACTCAGCGTTGTTTCTCAAAATGTATCCATCCAGCTGTCTGTGGAAGGACCGGAAGGCAATATTGCAGAAGGTACGCTGAAGGCAGCCAATGTTCTGGCGGCGCTTAAAAAGCTGACCGCTTCGAACAATATCCCGCTGCAGATTACTGAGTCCACGTTCGGCAGCTATGTATCCGGTATTGCCGGATATCCGGGTGAAGACTACAACGGGTACTGGAGTTTTGTTGTCCAGCGTGACGGGAAATGGACTTATCCTAGCGTCGGCATGGGCGATTTCGAATTGCAGGCTTCTGATAAAGTATTGGTCTACTTCGGCGGTGCAGGTACGCAGGTTGTTCAAACAGTCCAGGTAACCCCGGAGCATCCTAAGCCGGAGGAACCGTTTACGGTAAAGGTTACCCAAGTAAAGTGGGTATGGAATAATGCAACATTTACAAGTGATCCGGTAGAATCAGCGGCAGCCGGTGTGCAGGTAACGATTAACGGCACAACGGTAACCACGGACGATAAGGGCACGGCTTCTTTTGAAAAAGGACTGTCTGCCAAAGTCTACACGCTGGCTGTAACCGGCTACGTTAAAGGGGCTGCCCCTACAATTGTAAGGCACACGCAGGCCTTCAAGGTGGCTCCCGGAAATGTGACAGCCTCTCTGGCAATTGAAGGACCGCAGGGTCCTCTAGCGGAGGGATCACTTGAGGCATTTAATGCTTATGATGCTCTGCAGCAGCTGACGGCTTCCAAGAACATTGCGCTGCAGGCTACAGAATCCCAGTATGGTATTTTCGTTCAGGGAATCGGCGGAATCGAAGGCGGAGTCTACCATAAGGACGGCTATTGGGGCTTTGTTGTATCCCGGGCCGGTAAATGGATATTCCCTGATACCGGGATGAACGATTTTGTGCTGCAGGCCTCCGACAAGGTGCTTGTCTACTACGGCGGCGGCAGTACACAGCTTGTTGATTCAATGGCGGTTACGCCTGCACAGCCTAAGCAGGGTGAGGCATTCACGGTTAAGGTTATGCAGGTTGCACAGGTCTGGGATGCAAACTATGTACCGGAACTGGTTGTGTCTGCAGCTGCAGGGGTTCAGGTTAGTGCCGGCGGAGTTACAGTTACAACAAACTCAGACGGAACAGCAACCTTTGGGCAAGGCCTTACGGCCGGTACACATACTCTGGCTGTAACGGGATATGCGGAAGGCCAGCTGCCAAGCATTGCCCGTTATACACAGGCATTAACTATTGCGTCTACAGACACGGTTCCACAGCCGGCGACGGCGACGATTTCTGTCACAGGCGACAGTATAAAAGGCACTATTCTCTCTAGTACTACTGTAACGCTGAACGAGGGTGAGACAGCTTACAGCCTGCTGGTCCGCCAGCTTGGAAGCAAGGTAGTGAGCGAAGGCAGCGGCGACAGCGTCTATATTAAATCCATTGACGGTCTCGCGCAGCTGGACCGCGGTAAAGACAGCGGCTGGATGTATTCCGTTAACGGCAGCTTCCCGAATACAAGCGCGGGCAGCTATAAGTTAAGCCGCGGCGATGTACTGGCCTGGCGTTATACAACCAACGGCGGAGCTGATATCGGTAATCCGCCAAATGGCCCGGGAAATACAGGAACAGCGGGATCCGGAAGTCTTGCCGGGGTCACCATTACTGCAGGCAATACGCTTCCGCTCCAGCAGGTTGGCCAGACAACAGCCGTGATCGGCGATCTGATGTCTGCGATAGAAGCAGCCAAGCTTAAAGAGCGTCTGGCGGCCAATGTGGCCAGCTTCCAACAGAATGTAACTCCGGGTACAGCGTCCGTACTGAAGGACAGCGGCGGTGAAGTGCAGCTGCAGATTCCGGCAGGTGCGGTGCTGAGTCCAGTGGACATTATTGTCCAGGAGTTACCTGCGAACCGCCCTGAAGTGGTTTCGGGAATGTATGATTTCCAGCCTGACGGTACGAATTTCCTGCAAACAGTAGATCTGCAGATTGTACTACCGGTTACCACTTCTAATCAGGCCAATCTGGCACTGGCCTGGCTGAACGAGAATTCAGGCAACTGGATTCCGGTTCCGGCGGTGCTTGATATCAGTACCGGGACCATTACCGGTAAGATCAGCCACTTTACTACGTATGCGGTTGTAGACCGCAGCAAGCTTGAGCCGCAGCAGGCCAAGCTGAAAACGGACATCGCGGCTACAGCCAAGACCGTAGCGGCATCCGGAGAGCTGAGCGACTGGCAGGCAATCGGTCTTGCCCGCAGCGGTCATACTGTTCCGGCAAGCTATTTAAATACGGTAAGAGAGCAGCTTGCTGCAAACAATGGTGAATTCCGCAAAGTGACGGACTACGAACGTCTGGCACTGGCCGTAGCGGCTGCCGGAGCAGACCCGCAGAATACCGGCGGCTATAATCTGATTGAGAAAATTTACAATAACAGCAACATGGCTGGACAAGGCAGCAATGGTCTTATTTTTGGCTTGATTGCTCTGGACAGCGGCTCTTATGCAGTACCTGCAAATGCGCTGTGGACCAAAGAACGTCTAATTGCTTCGATTCTGGAGCTGCAGAGCAAGGACGGAGGCTTCCCGCTGACTGCCGGAGGGACCGATGATGTGGATCTGACGGCGATGGCTGTCACCGCACTTTCCTCACATACCGGCCAGACAGCAGTACAGACAGCACTCGACAAGGCGGTTACATGGCTGTCCGGACAGCAGCAGGAGAATGGCGGCTATATGGTGTCGGGTACCGAGAACAGTGAAAGTACCGCCCAAGTCATCATTGCTCTTAGCAGTGCCGGCATTGGACCGGGAGATATCCGCTTTGTAAAAGAAAAAGGCGGACTGCTCAGCCATCTGGCTTCGTTCAGACAGGCTGACGGCAGTTATGCCCATACTGCAGGACAGCAAGGCAATGGTCTGGCTACCGAGCAGGCGCTGCTTGCACTTACTGCCTATGACCGCTACCTGACAGGTGCTGACAAGCTGTTCAGCATTACGCCAGGGACAGTCAGCACTGCTAAGTTTACCGATGAGAACCAAATCTCTGCCTGGGCACTGGCTTCCGTGCAAGAGGCCTTTAATAAGGGCTTGATGAAGGGCGTCAGTGAAACGGAGCTAGTCTTTGCTCCGAAGCAGAAGATCACCCGTGCAGAGTTCGCAGCCCTGCTGCTGAGACTGACCGGTGAAACGCCGTCTGACTCTTCCGCCGCTTCCGGATTCAGCGATGTAAAAGCCGGCTCCTGGTATTACGGAACGGTGCTGAAGGCGAAGGAGCTGGGGATCATCTCCGGAGTGAGCGAAACCGTCTTTAATCCTAACGGTTATATTTCCCGTCAGGATATGGCGGTCATGATTATGAGAGCTTTCAAGCTGGAGAGCAGCAGCACGGCGGGTACCTTTACGGACGAGAGCCGGATCAGCAGCTATGCGCTGTCCGCGGTACGTACCGTATCTCAGCTTGGCTATATGAGCGGCTACAACGGCTCCTTTGATCCTGCAGCTGCGGTAACCCGGGAAATGGCCGCTGTGGTTGCAGTCCGGCTGCCATAAAGTGCTGGATCAGTCCGCACGAAAGGTTACAAAGAAGGGGCAGATTTAGTGCCCGTTTTAAGCTAAAATAAAAGAAGCTGATCGCATAGGGATAGAACGGGGGCAGAAGGCCCTCGTTCTTTCCCTTTTTTCTAAGATAAAAAAAGCTGCAGGTTTTGTTATTCCGTCAAGTTAAGTAAAATGAATCTATTGCAATGCGAATTCCCTGCTTTACGGGTTTATTTCTGGAGGTGCGAAGATTAATGATTAGACCGGCTATGCGCCGTTTGATGTACCCTGCGCTGCTGCTGGCAGCGCTCCTGCTGCCGGGCTGCGCAGCCCCCGGCAACGAGGCTGCCGCCCCTGACGGCGGCAGCCCTAGTGCCACGGCTGCGGCCGCAAGCCCGCAGCCGGCGGCCACCGCGTCTCCGCAGCCCGGAGACGCTGCCGTCACCGCCCCGCCGTCCGCGCCGGCGGGCAGCACCCAGCCGTCTCCCGCAGCCGCGGAGACGGCTTCCCCGGGCGCGGCCGCAGCCGCCGCGCCTGCTACACCGCCTGCGGGCAGCAGCCCCGCAGGCACGGCTACGGCGCCGCCCGCCAAGGGCGCCGGCGCCACCGCGGCGGCAGCGGCGAAGCCGTCCGCTGCCGTAAGCCCTTCCGCCGGCGCAGCGAAGCCGGCAGCCACACCATCGCCGAAGCCGGCAGCAACGCCGCCGCCGGCGAAACCCACGGCGGCACCGCCTGCCGCCGTGGCCGACACAGCAGTCATCTCCATTACAGGAGATGACGAGCACGGGGTGATTCTTGCGCCGGCGGCGTTCGAAATCAAGGAGGGGGAAAGCGCGCTGGATCTGCTGAAGCGGATCACCCGCCAGCATAAGATCCAGATGGAATTCCAGGGAGCCAAGGGCTTTGCCTATGTCGAAGGCATAGACAATCTCTATGAATTGGACCATGGTGCCGGGAGCGGCTGGATGTACCGGGTGAACGGGGAGTTTCCTGACAAGAGCGCCGGAGGCTACACTGTACAGCCCGGAGATACGATAGAGTGGCTGTACACACTTGATCTCGGCAAGGATCTCGGAGCCAAAGCGCCATGAGCAGCGGCTTCCGGGCCATGCATCCGGCGGTAGCGCTGCTCTATTATGCCGGGCTGCTGCTGTTTGCTGCCTTGCTGATGCATCCGCTCTTCCTGATCACCGAGTTTGCCGGAGTAATCATCCTCCTGCTGCTGCAGGGACAGGGCCGGCAGCTGCTGCGCGGGCTGCCCTTCTATCTGCTGATGGCCGGCTCAGTGGCCGTGCTGAACCCGTTATTTTCACACAGGGGGGCGCATATCCTCTTCTACTTATGGGATCAGCCGGTTACACTGGAATCGGTGCTGTACGGGCTGATTATGATGCTGGTGCTGCTTACGATTTTTGTGTTATTCATCTCTTACAATTACACGGTAACAACAGATAAATTTATGTACGCGTTTGCTGCAGTCGCCCCCAAAACGGCGCTGCTGACCCTGATGGCCCTCCGGTTTGTACCTTTATTCCAGAGAAGGCTGCGCGAAATTACGATGATTCAGCGTTTTAGGGGGATCGACGTCGCCAAGGGCAATCTGCGCAAAAGAATGCGGGACGGTATGACCCTGCTGAAGGTACTGCTGACCTGGTCACTGGAGGAGGCGCTGCAGACGGGGGATTCCATGAAGGCACGGGGGTACGGTATCCGCAAACGCAGTACATACTCAGTCTATAAAATGGATCGTGCCGACAAAGCCGTTCTCCTGCTGCTTGTAGTCAGCGGGCTGATTCCGCTGATTCTCTGGCTGCAGGGATATGGAACATTTGAAATCTATCCGCGTATGAAGCCTTTAGTATTCGGCACAGGGGAAGTGCTGATGTATATCAGCTTTTGCCTGTTCGTGCTCATACCGCCGGGCTTGGAAGGAAAGGAGATCTGGTTATGGAGATCATCGCGGCGGAAGGCTTATCCTTCCGTTACCCCGGAGCAGAACGGGACTCGCTCCATGAGCTCACCTTTACGGTAGAGGAAGGCGAGTTCGTTGTGCTGATGGGGCCCTCAGGCGGCGGCAAAACAACGCTGCTGCGCCAGCTGAAGCGCGAGCTTGCGCCGGTTGGGACAGGCAGCGGAATAATCCGTTATGCAGGACTGCCTCTGGCAGAGCTGCCAGAGGAACGGGCAGCCGGGGAGATCGGCATGGTCTTCCAGAACCCGGAGGCGCAGATTGTCATGGATACCGTATGGCATGAGCTGGCCTTCGGGATGGAGAATCTGGGCTTCACCCCGCAGGTGATGCGGAGCAGGCTGGCGGAGATGGCCGGACTGTTCGGCCTGGAGCCGCTGCTGTACAAGCCGGTGCATGAGCTGTCCGGCGGACAGAAGCAGCTGCTTAATCTGGCTTCCGTTCTGCTGCTTCAGCCAAAGCTGCTGCTGCTGGACGAGCCGACCTCACAGCTGGACCCGGTTGCGGCGCGTGAATTCATTCAGACTTTGCACCGGCTGAATCAGGAAATGTCGGTGACTATTGTTATCAGCGAGCACCGGCTGGAGGAGGTACTGCCGCTGGCCGACCGTGTACTGCTGATGGAGGACGGCATGCTGAAGGCGGCATGTCCGCCGCGTGAGCTCGTCTCTAAAGCAGCGGAGGGAACGTTTGCAGCGATTGAGACCTATTTGCCGACAGCAGCGCGCCTGTTCCTGGCATTGCCTGCACAGGGGAAAGCGGAAGCTCTGGCGGAATTCACGCCGCTTACGGTGCGCGAGGGCAGGCGCTGGCTGCACAACCTTGCACCGGCAGCGGCCGGTGAGCCGCAAGGCGGCAATCCGGCTGCCATTCCCGGCAATCACACTGCTGCCTTGCCGCATGACGCTGCTCCTCCGCTGCTAAGCGCAAGAGAGATTACCTTCCGCTATGAGAAGGAGGGCCGTGAGGTGCTGCGCAAGCTGAGCCTGACGCTGCACCGGGGCGAGCTGCTGGCCATCCTCGGCGGCAACGGCGCAGGCAAGTCCACGCTGCTGCATGTGCTGAGCGGGCTGGCCAAGCCGCAGCGCGGCAAGGTGGAGCTGGCCAAAGGAATTACGGCGGGCTTTCTCGCCCAGAATCCGCTGCTCTATTTCAGCTATGATACCGCGCTGGAGGAGCTGCAGCACATGGCTGCATATGCCCGCCTGGCACCGGAGGAGGCCTTCGCAGAAATCGGCCGGCTGGCTGAAGCATTCGAGCTGCAGCAGGTGCTCGGCAGCCACCCGCATGATCTCAGCGGCGGCCAGCAGCAGAAGCTGGCGCTGGCAATGGTCATGCTGCTGAAGCCGGCTGTGCTGCTGCTGGACGAGCCGACCAAGGGCCTCGACCCTGTTGCCAAAATACGCTTTGCCGGACTGCTCCGGCAGCTGCTGGAGCAGGGGATGAGTATTACGGTAGTAACTCATGATGTGGAGTTTGCTGCACGGTATGCTTCCCGCTGTGCGCTGCTGTTTGACGGCGGCATCACAGCGGAGGGAACGCCGGCGGACTTTTTCAGCAGCAACTATTTTTATACAACCGCGGTTAACCGGATCGCGCGGGATTTACTGCCCCGGGCGCTGACCATTGAGGATGTGATAGCAGCATGGTAAGGTTACGCCTGCCGCTCATTATTACTGTAGCGGTATTTCTGGCCGGACTGGGGCTTATGGCAGCATTGAAGGACCGTCACTATATGCTTTTGAGCCTTGTGCTGCTCGGTGCGGCGCTGCTGCCTGTGTTTCTGCGGCTGGAGCGCCGGAAGCTGGAGTCCAGGGAGCTTGTGCTGCTGGCTGTATTGTCGGCCATTGCCGCAGTCAGCCGTATACCGTTCGCCGCATTGCCCAGCGTGAAGCCTGTATCGGCCCTTGTAATGCTCTCGGCCTATGTGTTCGGGGCTGAAGCGGGTTTTATTATAGGGGCAGTGGCAGCGCTGGTGTCCAATATCTATTTCGGGCAAGGGCCCTGGACACCGTGGCAGATGTTCGCCTGGGGAATGGCCGGGCTCAGTGCAGGCTGGCTGCGGAACTCCTGGTGGATGAAAAAACGCGGCGGAATGCTGCTGTTCGGCTTTCTCTGGGGTTTTTTGTTCGGATGGATCATGAACCTGTGGTATCTCATCAGTATGCCCGAAGCCCTCAGCTGGGGTCTGGTGGCGGCTGCTTACGCATCCAGCTTTTATTTTGACCTGGCCCACGCCTTATCAAATGTATTCTTTCTGGCGGTGCTTGCCGGAGGCTGGACCAATGTGCTGGAGCGCTTCCGCCGGAAATACGGGCTGCTGCAGGATTAATCGAAATCATTAGCTTTGTCGAAATGTTCAGCTGACAGCAGATTGTTCGACAAAAATTTAACTTATGCATCATTTTTCGACTTTTTTCGCCGATATAGATGGTATGGCATGATAAGGAGAAGGCGGGAATAAGGATAATGAGGAATTTAAAAGTAAAATTCAAAATGGCAGTTCTGGCCGCTGTTGCAGTAATCCTGGTGATCGGTGTTGGTACTGAAGGCATTATTTTCACGGATAAGCTTGCTGAGCGTTCCCGGGAAACTTACAACCAGAATTTGATTCCCATCTATCTGGTTACTGAAATACGCGCCAACAACCGGGCGATCGAGTCTTTTCTGCTGGAGGATCTGCTGACCCGGGAAGAAGACAGAAGTGAGCAGCTTACCGTTGAAATACAGGACAAAATTATGCAGAACAACGAGCTGATGAACCAGCTGGAATCCATCGAGTTTAAGAATCTGCAAATTACAGCCGGAATTGACGAATATGTATCGATGCTTGAGGATTACCGGACACAGCGGGATAGTATCATTCAGCTGGCAGACAAAAATATGAATGAAGAAGGCTATCAAATCTTTTCAGGCAGTACCTTCAACGATTCCCGGACCAGGATGGTGGGTCTGCTTGATAATGTTGCAGCTTCCCTGGTTGCGGATGCGCAGGCGCATAACGAGCTCACACTGACCGATGCCAAAACCTCCCGGACGATCAGCACCCTGCTGATTACTGCTGCCTGGGTGCTGTGCATTACCATCAGCATCGTGATCTCCCTGCTGATTACCAAACCGCTTAAAGAGCTTCAGATTCTGATGAAACGTGCGGAAGCAGGCGATCTGACAGCAACGGCTGCTTATACCTCCAAGGATGAGATCGGCCAGATCAGCCAGTCTTACAATTCAATGCTTGCCAGCCTCAAGCGGATGATGCAGGGGATTTCGGAGAGCACCGAAATGCTGTCGGCTTCTTCACAGGAGATGAGTGCAAGCGCAGAGCAGACGGCGCGCGCTTCCCAGCTGATTGCCGAGGCTTCAGCCGATATTGCAGCCGGTTTTGAGGCCCAGGCGGACAGCATTACCCGTACCACTGCATCCGTGCAGACCATGGCAGAGGATATTGCCGCAGTGGAACGCAGCAGCAATGATATGGCCGGGCTGATGACCGGCGCTGCCGCTTCAACGGGATACGGTGCCGAGGCGGTAAACAGCATCATTGCCCGGATGAGCGAAATCAATTCCAGCGTTTCTTCAACACAGGCTATTGTCGGCAATCTGGGCAGCCTTTCGGGGGAAATTAATACGATTATTACTACAATCAACGAGATTGCCACCCAGACGAACCTGCTCTCGCTGAATGCTTCAATTGAAGCAGCCAGAGCAGGCGAACACGGACGCGGCTTCGCCGTGGTTGCGGAGGAAATCCGCAAGCTGGCTGAAGCGACAGGACAGAGCTCCCTGAAGGTTACGGATATTATTACGGACATCCAGCAGCAGACCGGCAGCGCAGTTGATTCAATGACGGCCGGGTCAGAGCTTGTAGCGCTGGGTGTGGCGCAGAGCGAAGCCGTTTCATTGGCTTTCGCGGAAATCCAGTCCGCCATTCAGTCGGCTGTTCAGCAGACTGAGCGGATCAGGACTGCAGTCGAACATGTCTCGGAGGAATCAAAATCGGTGTCAGAGGCTATGAAGCAGGTGGGCGAGGCTTCCCGCAAGGGTGCGGAGGATGTTCAGGATGCCAGTGCCGCCAGCGGTGAGCAGCTGTCTGCCATGGGTGAAATGTCCATGTCAGCCCAATATCTGGCCACGCTGGCTGAAGATCTGCAGAAAGAGCTGGCAAGATTCAAGCTTTAATACTTAAGCGCCGGTTTATACACATATTAGACAGCAAACAGCCCCTGGAACAGTTAAGTTCCAGGGGCTGTTAAGCATTCTTGCCGGACCAGCCCGTTATTCAAACGAACTTAGCTAGAGAACGGAGTCAGGCGCCCGCCATCGCTCAGCGTGATGGTTGCCCCTGCCAGCCAGCTGTTGGTGCTTGCTGCGGCATCGTAATAGATGGTATGTCCGTTGTCCTTGATATTGGACAGGGTGGTATCACCGTCGGTTAATACACTCAAATAGGAGTCCGCCGTAACGTTCCACACGCTGGTTGCATCAAGCGTAAAGGAAACAGACTTGGCGGTATTGGCAGTGTCGAGCGCACCGGTCAGGGAACTGCCGTTTGAGAGAACGAGTGCAACCGAACTAATACTGTCTGCTGTGACATCACCGGTCAAAGGCTGGGCATCGGCGTTAAGTGTTACTGCAGCGCCATTGGAGCCCTTGGTGCCCCATTGATCGGCACCCGCAGCCAGCAGAATGCCGGAGTTGCTTGACAGTCCGGTGTTCTTCAGGTTAATCACTGCATCAGTGTTGGTAGCATAGAACAGCGGTCCGGCATAAGCAGTGAGCGAGCCGCCGGTCATTGTCAGCGTGCCGGTTCCTGCCTCGGCATCACCGGAAAAGCTCTGGTAGAGCATAATTCCGCTCTTTTTGGCTCCGGACAGATTGGTATTTTTAAGCGTGATGGAATTGTTGCCTTCAATTACGGCTGCTTCAGAGCCTTGTGATGTAATCAGCGCATCTGAAACGGAAATCGTACCTGTGGAGTAAATCCCCGGCGAATCGGTGCCGATTGTCAGCATAGTGCCGCCGGTAACATTAACAGTGCCGTTTCCCCGGTCAGTAGCGATACTGGCAGAATGGGTGCCGGATGTTGTGATATTGGTGTTGGTAGCATTGACGGTCCCGGTATAAGTGGCATCCAGCCCGTGGGAGGAATCCTCAGTAGTGGTGATGGTTACACCGGATACATTGACTGTTGAGCCGGCACCTGTAGCAAATACGGCATTTGCACCGTTGGCACTGGTTGTAAGCGTTGAATCATTCAGGGTGATGGTACTGCCTCCGGCAGCAAGCAGTGCGGCATTCAGCCCGTAAAAGTTGCTGTTGTCCTCAGAAGAG contains these protein-coding regions:
- a CDS encoding methyl-accepting chemotaxis protein translates to MRNLKVKFKMAVLAAVAVILVIGVGTEGIIFTDKLAERSRETYNQNLIPIYLVTEIRANNRAIESFLLEDLLTREEDRSEQLTVEIQDKIMQNNELMNQLESIEFKNLQITAGIDEYVSMLEDYRTQRDSIIQLADKNMNEEGYQIFSGSTFNDSRTRMVGLLDNVAASLVADAQAHNELTLTDAKTSRTISTLLITAAWVLCITISIVISLLITKPLKELQILMKRAEAGDLTATAAYTSKDEIGQISQSYNSMLASLKRMMQGISESTEMLSASSQEMSASAEQTARASQLIAEASADIAAGFEAQADSITRTTASVQTMAEDIAAVERSSNDMAGLMTGAAASTGYGAEAVNSIIARMSEINSSVSSTQAIVGNLGSLSGEINTIITTINEIATQTNLLSLNASIEAARAGEHGRGFAVVAEEIRKLAEATGQSSLKVTDIITDIQQQTGSAVDSMTAGSELVALGVAQSEAVSLAFAEIQSAIQSAVQQTERIRTAVEHVSEESKSVSEAMKQVGEASRKGAEDVQDASAASGEQLSAMGEMSMSAQYLATLAEDLQKELARFKL
- a CDS encoding stalk domain-containing protein yields the protein MSKKSGMKGFVVGAAVTASLAMSVSAYADTITKQIAVTYNDIVVTLDGQETALQDATGATVEPFIYNGTVYLPARAISEAVGLTASYDKTTKTVSLTSNGGTSTLPQQTAGTADAASLGSATYLLEGSTASKADDTISAVTTDTSAVKVTAGGVLTLNGVTLSKAGGTSSEDNSNFYGLNAALLAAGGSTITLNDSTLTTSANGANAVFATGAGSTVNVSGVTITTTEDSSHGLDATYTGTVNATNTNITTSGTHSASIATDRGNGTVNVTGGTMLTIGTDSPGIYSTGTISVSDALITSQGSEAAVIEGNNSITLKNTNLSGAKKSGIMLYQSFSGDAEAGTGTLTMTGGSLTAYAGPLFYATNTDAVINLKNTGLSSNSGILLAAGADQWGTKGSNGAAVTLNADAQPLTGDVTADSISSVALVLSNGSSLTGALDTANTAKSVSFTLDATSVWNVTADSYLSVLTDGDTTLSNIKDNGHTIYYDAAASTNSWLAGATITLSDGGRLTPFSS